In one Chitinophaga sancti genomic region, the following are encoded:
- the nfi gene encoding deoxyribonuclease V (cleaves DNA at apurinic or apyrimidinic sites) has product MLTEQAAIELQKDLRKQLIINDQLPTDLKLIAGVDVEYDKETDLIAGAIAVLDFHTLEVKAVATHVMQVTFPYIPGLFSFREMPVLLEAWKKLALHPELIVCDGHGLAHPRRFGLACHLGIVLDLPTLGCGKTRLFGDYEPVAEARGSISPLLAEDNREQLGNVLRTQAGINPVFVSPGHKISIPTATDIVLKMAHEYRLPETTRKADHYGREAMLAYKNNYSSSI; this is encoded by the coding sequence ATGTTAACTGAACAAGCAGCTATTGAACTACAAAAAGACCTTCGGAAGCAATTGATAATCAATGACCAGTTGCCAACTGATCTAAAACTCATAGCCGGGGTGGATGTGGAATACGACAAAGAAACTGACCTGATAGCCGGTGCTATTGCAGTACTGGATTTTCACACACTGGAGGTAAAGGCTGTGGCTACCCATGTGATGCAGGTGACTTTTCCTTACATCCCGGGTTTATTTTCATTCAGGGAAATGCCTGTCCTGCTGGAAGCCTGGAAGAAACTGGCACTGCATCCTGAGCTGATTGTATGTGATGGCCACGGCTTGGCTCATCCAAGGCGATTTGGACTGGCTTGTCACCTGGGGATAGTGCTGGACCTTCCTACATTGGGATGCGGGAAAACACGCTTGTTTGGCGATTATGAGCCCGTGGCAGAAGCCCGGGGAAGTATCTCTCCTTTGTTGGCAGAAGATAACCGGGAGCAGCTTGGTAATGTATTAAGAACACAGGCCGGCATCAATCCTGTTTTTGTATCTCCGGGGCATAAGATCAGTATCCCTACCGCTACGGACATCGTATTGAAAATGGCGCATGAATACCGTTTGCCCGAAACCACCCGCAAAGCGGATCATTATGGCCGGGAAGCGATGCTGGCGTATAAGAATAACTATTCTTCTTCTATATAA
- a CDS encoding OmpA/MotB family protein produces the protein MKLRIIFLAVSLPVLLFSCVGTKKYKASEARYVSLSEKYAALQGQLQDCQRNLRDSTAAFEHRRNVADERTEGLKKNNNELLDQLKNLSVISSSQAESIKKSLDNIGAKDAYIQDLQSAIAKKDSLNMALVMNLKGAIGDLNDQDINIKVDKGVVYIDISDKLLFESGSYDITNRAKEVLGKVAKVLNNQPNIEFLVEGHTDTNPYKKGVLLDNWDLSVKRATAVTRILQNDYAINPARITAAGRSEYVPVSSNDTPEGRAANRRTRIVILPQLDQFFKLLEKK, from the coding sequence ATGAAACTAAGGATCATATTTTTGGCAGTATCGTTGCCTGTATTATTGTTTTCCTGCGTTGGTACGAAGAAATATAAAGCTTCGGAAGCGCGCTATGTTTCTCTGAGTGAGAAATATGCAGCACTGCAGGGACAATTACAGGATTGCCAGCGTAATCTTCGTGATTCCACTGCTGCTTTTGAACATCGCAGAAATGTAGCAGACGAACGTACAGAAGGGCTGAAAAAGAACAACAACGAGTTGCTTGATCAGCTGAAAAACCTGTCTGTGATCAGTAGTTCACAGGCTGAAAGCATCAAGAAATCATTGGATAACATCGGCGCAAAAGATGCCTACATCCAGGATCTGCAATCAGCAATCGCTAAAAAAGACTCCCTCAACATGGCACTGGTCATGAACCTGAAAGGAGCCATTGGCGACCTGAATGACCAGGATATTAACATCAAAGTTGATAAGGGCGTGGTTTACATAGACATCTCGGACAAACTGCTGTTTGAAAGTGGTAGCTATGACATCACTAACCGTGCAAAAGAAGTATTGGGTAAGGTGGCAAAGGTGCTGAACAACCAGCCTAACATCGAATTCCTGGTAGAAGGTCATACCGATACCAACCCTTACAAAAAAGGTGTATTGCTGGATAACTGGGACCTGAGTGTGAAGAGAGCAACAGCCGTAACCCGCATATTACAGAACGATTATGCTATCAACCCTGCACGCATCACTGCTGCCGGACGTAGCGAATACGTGCCTGTATCATCTAACGACACACCGGAAGGACGAGCTGCCAACCGCAGGACAAGGATTGTGATTCTGCCGCAACTGGACCAGTTCTTCAAACTGTTGGAAAAGAAATAA
- a CDS encoding FecR family protein, translated as MANIQITDELLSKYFAGEALPEEAMAIDDWKNSHPDNASLFNASWDAWQMASTHPYSKPDLQAIWQQTISRPRRKIRILPWVAAAACLLTAVALLWLQLRKPATITIAATQQTVTQTLPDGSVAKITPGGSISYNNRTIQLKGNGDFNVKYDPAKPFMVQAGPVQITVLGTAFHVEENDSLVTVQVSSGKVKMNKASKEIIITAGQMGYYKAGALVLENYHFTFDNNTLGSIIERLSMAYHKKIVLQNPAMADLRISSVFENQALDYILEVITSTLNLKYAYRNPGEIYIEEE; from the coding sequence ATGGCAAATATTCAAATCACCGACGAACTGCTATCGAAATACTTTGCCGGGGAGGCTCTCCCTGAAGAAGCAATGGCGATTGATGATTGGAAGAACAGCCATCCGGACAACGCCAGCCTTTTCAATGCCAGCTGGGATGCATGGCAGATGGCCAGCACTCACCCTTATTCAAAACCAGATTTACAAGCCATCTGGCAACAAACCATCTCCCGACCCCGCCGAAAAATACGCATCCTGCCATGGGTAGCGGCGGCAGCCTGCCTGCTGACAGCCGTTGCATTATTATGGCTGCAACTCAGGAAACCGGCCACCATCACCATCGCCGCTACACAGCAAACGGTTACACAAACACTACCCGACGGCTCCGTTGCCAAAATAACACCCGGCGGAAGCATCAGCTATAACAACCGTACCATTCAGCTGAAAGGAAACGGTGACTTTAATGTAAAATACGATCCGGCAAAACCATTCATGGTGCAGGCAGGCCCTGTGCAAATCACCGTACTAGGCACCGCTTTTCATGTAGAAGAAAACGATTCGCTCGTCACTGTGCAGGTGAGCAGCGGAAAGGTAAAAATGAATAAAGCCTCCAAAGAAATAATTATTACCGCCGGCCAGATGGGATACTATAAAGCAGGCGCTTTGGTACTTGAAAACTATCACTTTACGTTTGACAACAATACACTGGGCAGCATTATCGAAAGGCTTTCCATGGCTTACCATAAAAAGATCGTGCTGCAAAACCCTGCTATGGCAGATCTAAGAATATCCAGCGTATTTGAAAACCAAGCACTTGACTATATACTGGAAGTCATTACCTCTACCCTCAACCTGAAATACGCTTATCGTAATCCTGGCGAGATTTATATAGAAGAAGAATAG
- a CDS encoding alpha-L-fucosidase produces MKKLFFSRLLAGVLCLSPAILSAQSKSLSTLQQQFVDLRFGMFIHFNIPTFMNQDWPDPETPATAFNPTKLDCNQWASTAKAANMSYGCLTTKHHSGFCIWDTKTTDYNVMNSPLKRDVVKEYVTAFRAKGLKVMLYYSILDTHHKLRPHGITRQDIEMIKAQLTELLTNYGEITALIIDGWDAPWSRISYEDVPFDDIYHLVKTLQPNCLLMDLNAAKYPTDALFYTDIKSYEQGAGQHISKESNQLPALSCLPINQNWFWKTSFPTTPVKDPLKLVNDNLVQLNKAWCNFILNVAPNREGLIDENAVAALTQMGKLWKNAGPLPALPKGEAPITAQNFAKYQYSNSSWSDDMNIMDFANDDNFRTSWQSNAVVKNPWYEVDFDREKDFNMVTIVEDGDHIKQYRLEYNDGGVWKPLPGGVQQGKVRIHRFDRVRGGKVRILIDESNAAPAIAEFGVYNERK; encoded by the coding sequence ATGAAGAAACTATTCTTTTCCCGCTTACTGGCAGGCGTACTGTGTTTGTCACCAGCCATTTTAAGCGCACAATCAAAATCGTTATCCACACTTCAGCAACAATTTGTTGACCTGAGGTTTGGGATGTTCATCCACTTCAACATTCCAACATTCATGAACCAGGACTGGCCGGACCCTGAAACACCGGCTACTGCATTCAATCCCACTAAACTGGATTGTAACCAGTGGGCCAGCACGGCCAAAGCCGCGAATATGTCTTACGGTTGCCTGACCACCAAACATCATAGTGGTTTTTGTATATGGGATACGAAGACAACGGATTATAATGTTATGAATAGTCCACTGAAACGTGATGTCGTTAAAGAATATGTTACTGCGTTCAGGGCAAAAGGGCTGAAAGTAATGTTGTATTATTCTATCCTGGATACGCATCATAAACTTCGCCCCCATGGCATTACCCGGCAGGACATTGAAATGATCAAAGCACAGCTTACAGAATTGCTGACAAATTATGGAGAGATCACCGCATTGATTATTGATGGATGGGATGCCCCATGGTCACGTATTTCTTATGAAGATGTACCTTTTGATGATATTTATCACCTCGTGAAGACACTGCAACCTAACTGTCTGCTCATGGACCTGAATGCCGCTAAATATCCGACAGATGCACTCTTCTACACCGATATCAAATCTTATGAACAGGGCGCAGGTCAGCACATTTCAAAAGAAAGTAATCAACTGCCGGCATTGTCCTGTTTACCTATTAATCAGAACTGGTTCTGGAAAACAAGTTTCCCGACCACACCTGTGAAAGATCCCCTGAAACTGGTAAATGATAACTTGGTACAGTTGAATAAAGCATGGTGCAATTTTATTCTGAACGTAGCACCTAACAGGGAAGGTTTGATTGATGAGAATGCGGTAGCTGCCTTAACACAAATGGGTAAGCTGTGGAAAAATGCAGGCCCGCTGCCTGCGCTGCCAAAGGGAGAAGCGCCGATCACTGCACAGAATTTTGCAAAATACCAATACAGCAATTCCAGTTGGAGCGATGATATGAACATCATGGATTTTGCAAATGATGATAATTTCCGGACCAGCTGGCAGTCAAATGCTGTAGTGAAAAATCCATGGTATGAGGTGGATTTTGATCGTGAAAAGGATTTCAATATGGTGACGATTGTAGAAGATGGTGATCATATTAAACAATACAGGCTGGAATACAACGATGGTGGTGTATGGAAACCATTGCCAGGCGGTGTACAGCAGGGAAAAGTGCGCATCCATCGTTTTGATCGGGTGAGAGGTGGAAAAGTGAGAATACTCATTGATGAAAGTAATGCGGCACCGGCCATCGCGGAATTCGGTGTGTACAACGAACGGAAATGA
- a CDS encoding IS630 family transposase (programmed frameshift), whose protein sequence is MIRYTVKLTKSEVEELHSIINKGSHTSQTFRMAYILLNCDDGKYSEKVTNEQISKVLKVGMRTIDRVKKKFIEEGFEGVLERRPSNRIYESKVDGDIEAKLVTLCCSEPPKGFARWSLRLLADKMVELKYVEKISHVTVRKGLKKNELKPWKSKGWVIPPHCNSEFVAKMENVLDVYKRPYNADYPVICMDESPKQLVDEVRQSVAMKPGQERRVDYEYVRHGMVNIFIANEPLKGKRFVEVTAFKARKDWAMFIKEIADKKYPKAKKITLVMDNLKTHTGAAFYETFEPKEAKRLCDRFEFIYTPKHGSWLNMAEIELHVLNGQCLNRHISTIEKVKEEVTEWQIHRNNKNSQINWQFTNKEARVKLKRLYPSINN, encoded by the exons ATGATACGCTATACCGTTAAATTAACAAAAAGTGAAGTTGAAGAATTACACAGCATAATAAATAAAGGTTCACATACTTCTCAAACCTTTCGTATGGCTTATATTCTATTAAATTGTGATGATGGAAAATACTCGGAAAAAGTGACCAACGAGCAAATAAGTAAAGTTTTGAAAGTTGGGATGCGCACAATAGATCGGGTTAAGAAGAAATTTATAGAAGAAGGCTTTGAAGGGGTATTAGAAAGACGGCCTTCAAATCGTATTTACGAGTCTAAAGTGGATGGAGATATAGAAGCGAAGTTAGTCACATTATGCTGTAGTGAGCCACCTAAGGGATTTGCTAGATGGTCGTTACGGCTCCTGGCAGACAAGATGGTTGAATTAAAGTATGTAGAAAAGATCTCTCATGTAACAGTAAGAAAGG GTCTTAAAAAAAATGAACTTAAGCCCTGGAAATCAAAAGGGTGGGTAATCCCACCGCATTGTAATAGCGAATTTGTGGCAAAGATGGAGAATGTGTTAGATGTATATAAGAGGCCTTATAATGCTGATTATCCTGTTATTTGCATGGACGAGTCGCCAAAACAGTTAGTCGATGAAGTGAGACAATCAGTTGCCATGAAGCCTGGTCAGGAAAGAAGAGTAGATTACGAGTACGTTAGACATGGCATGGTAAATATATTTATAGCAAATGAACCATTGAAAGGGAAGCGTTTTGTGGAGGTAACAGCATTCAAAGCCAGAAAGGATTGGGCAATGTTTATTAAAGAAATCGCAGATAAGAAATATCCCAAAGCGAAAAAGATAACCCTGGTGATGGATAATTTAAAAACGCACACGGGTGCTGCATTTTATGAGACCTTTGAACCCAAAGAAGCAAAAAGGCTGTGTGACAGATTTGAATTCATCTATACCCCAAAACATGGAAGCTGGTTAAATATGGCCGAAATAGAATTGCACGTATTGAATGGACAGTGCCTGAACAGGCATATATCTACAATCGAGAAGGTAAAAGAAGAGGTCACGGAATGGCAAATTCATCGAAACAATAAGAACAGCCAAATAAACTGGCAATTCACAAACAAAGAAGCAAGAGTGAAGTTAAAAAGATTGTATCCGTCAATTAATAATTAA
- a CDS encoding RNA polymerase sigma-70 factor produces MKEKLSDSNAIAQYFFEYFEALHRYAYTLLNDNDEAKDVVQQIFMHLWEKKETLSITQSVRAYLYTATHNHCLNRIKSRQTRERHYHQFVKGQEYTTSDNEEQLSYRALKQEVLSAMDDLPAKCREVFYKSRFEEKTYPEIAKELDISLKTVEAHMGRALRTLRTKLSDRTWFWLLISFRLLSDIQKFFH; encoded by the coding sequence GTGAAAGAAAAATTATCAGATAGCAATGCCATAGCGCAATATTTCTTCGAATATTTCGAAGCACTGCATCGTTACGCCTATACGTTGCTGAACGACAATGATGAGGCAAAAGATGTGGTGCAACAGATCTTTATGCACCTGTGGGAGAAGAAAGAGACGCTTTCCATCACTCAATCAGTGCGGGCTTATCTTTATACCGCTACACATAATCACTGCCTGAACAGGATTAAAAGCCGGCAAACCCGGGAGCGGCATTATCATCAGTTTGTAAAGGGACAGGAATACACTACATCGGACAATGAAGAGCAACTATCCTACCGGGCGCTAAAACAGGAAGTTTTATCAGCAATGGACGATTTACCTGCTAAGTGCCGGGAGGTATTCTACAAGAGCAGATTTGAGGAAAAGACCTACCCGGAAATTGCAAAGGAACTGGACATCTCCCTGAAAACGGTGGAGGCGCACATGGGCAGGGCGCTCCGTACTTTAAGAACGAAATTGTCTGACAGGACCTGGTTCTGGCTCCTGATCTCCTTTCGTTTATTGTCTGACATTCAAAAATTCTTTCACTGA
- a CDS encoding RagB/SusD family nutrient uptake outer membrane protein: MMKSGYIFLLGLLFAACSKQLDQNPVSSTTTTNFYSTQNDFVQAVNGVYAGLKNYPAMALWLGEMRSDNINAISDGNRDWQGINDMSPDITAVTFITTAWQNNYNGIFNANSALDALANKGSVVTDTTLRARLTAECHYLRAFYYFELVKLFGKVPLITTPMTSAEAGKVARTDVAQVYDTIIADLTYAGVHLPAAYTGSNVGRATSYAAKGLLGQVYLTRSGPDYGISGPGLNSGEYDKALALFNEIIAGGRYSFLSSYPDIFSYTNENNAEVIFDVQYISSNNGAGFPSYLVPVAYWTGLGLSNSYGNGYGASNFAVTSNLKTAYGNTDTRKTFNIATSYTAGPFIKKYINTTYKGTSGTDWPINFIVLRYTDVLLMKAECILHGAAGSQADVDAVVNQVRARAGLNSISNVTIEQLMEERRKEFLGEGLRWNDLVREGMAVTTMNAWIAADGVTNVETVLPAYIIYPVPSAEISASGGLYEQNNGY, encoded by the coding sequence ATGATGAAATCAGGATATATTTTTCTATTGGGTTTGCTATTCGCTGCCTGTTCCAAACAGCTGGATCAAAATCCGGTATCCAGTACAACGACGACTAATTTTTATTCCACCCAGAACGATTTTGTGCAGGCGGTGAACGGTGTATATGCGGGGTTGAAAAACTACCCTGCTATGGCCCTGTGGCTGGGGGAAATGCGCAGTGATAATATCAATGCGATCTCTGATGGCAACCGTGACTGGCAGGGAATCAATGATATGTCTCCCGATATAACGGCAGTTACCTTTATCACCACTGCATGGCAGAACAATTACAATGGTATCTTCAATGCAAACAGTGCGCTGGATGCCCTGGCGAACAAAGGTAGTGTGGTAACGGATACTACTTTGCGTGCCAGGCTGACTGCTGAATGCCATTACCTGAGAGCATTTTATTATTTCGAGTTGGTGAAGTTATTCGGGAAAGTACCTTTGATCACCACACCAATGACTTCTGCAGAAGCAGGTAAGGTAGCGAGAACAGATGTAGCACAGGTGTATGATACCATTATTGCGGATCTCACCTATGCAGGCGTGCATTTGCCGGCAGCTTATACCGGTTCCAATGTGGGCAGGGCTACTTCCTATGCCGCCAAAGGCTTGCTGGGGCAGGTATACCTGACCCGTTCCGGTCCTGACTATGGTATTAGTGGTCCGGGTTTGAACAGTGGTGAATATGATAAGGCACTGGCATTGTTCAATGAAATCATTGCGGGTGGCAGGTATTCATTTTTGAGCAGTTATCCGGATATCTTCTCATACACCAATGAGAACAATGCAGAGGTGATCTTTGATGTGCAGTATATCAGTAGTAACAATGGTGCCGGTTTTCCCAGTTACCTGGTACCGGTGGCTTACTGGACCGGTTTGGGCTTGTCTAATTCATATGGGAATGGATATGGTGCGAGTAATTTTGCAGTGACCAGCAATCTCAAAACTGCTTATGGCAATACTGATACACGCAAAACCTTCAATATCGCGACGAGCTATACAGCAGGTCCGTTTATCAAAAAATATATCAATACCACTTACAAGGGTACCAGCGGCACTGACTGGCCAATCAATTTCATCGTACTGCGCTATACTGATGTATTGCTCATGAAGGCGGAATGTATCCTGCATGGTGCTGCCGGCTCACAGGCTGATGTAGATGCGGTGGTGAACCAGGTGAGGGCAAGAGCGGGTTTAAATAGCATTTCCAATGTAACGATTGAGCAATTGATGGAGGAGCGGAGAAAGGAGTTCCTGGGCGAAGGTTTGCGATGGAATGACCTGGTGCGCGAGGGCATGGCAGTTACTACTATGAATGCCTGGATTGCTGCTGATGGGGTAACGAATGTGGAAACAGTGCTACCTGCTTATATTATTTACCCGGTACCTTCTGCTGAGATCTCAGCAAGCGGCGGTTTGTATGAACAAAATAACGGCTATTAG
- a CDS encoding SusC/RagA family TonB-linked outer membrane protein, producing the protein MAVLLPYLSCVLILLSCLQSIAATIPISGKVTDEKGQALPGVSVQLKGTGIGTSTGTDGTFNISVPDDRYAVLVFSYVGYGRQEIPVAGQKHLSVKLASSESALSEVVVVGYGTQQKGNILGAVTTMPTGNLIEKPLGRVEQALVGQMPGVQVKQQTGMPGQGLSITVRGGGSVTAGTEPLYVVDGFPLDVVSNNGSGGFTASPLNNLNPNDIESIQVLKDAAAGAIYGSRAANGVVIITTKRGQSGKAKIAFNANTGLSKIQRKTDILSAEEWVKLATEVANTNWVASGSGRTASQTNAERAALLGLASGAVNTSYMTDDRWAEPGHPGLTYLDWQDEIFRTAPFGNYEVAASGGTDNVHYFISGNYLNQDGTIVNSSYKNYGARANVEANVGKHVKVGLNLAPSYAENHAPDAEGKDNQVMKALQMVPVVESSAGNMTGAGGRSTYTWSSPKLISPYAYLASVTSLVKTTRLLGSMYGQYEIIPGLVLKSTINMDQMNLTTKRYIPDDVVVGAATELVTNPGKNASGSYGGYTKQNFINENTLTYSKTIAGKHNIAAVLGESFNKVHYENFSIATAGGYANDIIQTLNNAIPNSAGVTTTGSTGESNNTLYSWFGRLQYDYAGKYLVTASLRKDASSRFGADSRWGTFPSASIGWRLSEEPFLKSVSFINDLKLRVSWGKSGNNNIGDYGSIPTLTSATYSFGGNSGTAATGQVVSGLANPNLKWETSSTWNAGIDGSFLRSRLNVIVDVYRKKNTDLLLNLPVVGASGFTTSLQNIGAVQNQGLEIGVNSVNVRLKNFEWSTNANIAFNQNKVLELGPDGGPIEISSAYSGSNAPYLLKKGLPLFSYYVTKVNGLLTQADIDNAKVARVSKERVGDAKYYDANGDGSITSADRVVYGQPTPKYTWGITNTFKYKDFDLGVTVYGQHGGSILSYLGRAIDFSGSTTANALGVWRDRYTDANQHFSAPRGKAASTYTVPNVTSDWIYSTDFWRIQNITLGYNLKHILRTNAISGARITASLQNWFGHDKYKGGANPEAQNTNTSGNGSYALPGDYGAVPLSKSAVIGLNVTF; encoded by the coding sequence ATGGCTGTACTATTGCCATACCTGAGCTGTGTATTGATCCTGCTCAGCTGCTTACAATCCATTGCAGCAACGATCCCTATTTCAGGTAAAGTGACTGATGAAAAAGGACAAGCCCTACCCGGTGTAAGCGTACAGCTGAAAGGTACCGGTATAGGCACTTCTACCGGTACTGATGGTACTTTCAATATCAGTGTACCCGACGACCGGTACGCAGTATTGGTTTTCTCTTATGTAGGCTATGGCAGACAGGAAATACCTGTGGCTGGCCAGAAACATCTCAGCGTAAAACTCGCCTCTTCAGAAAGTGCACTGAGCGAAGTAGTGGTCGTAGGTTATGGTACCCAGCAAAAAGGGAACATCCTGGGCGCTGTTACCACTATGCCCACCGGCAACCTGATCGAAAAACCACTGGGTAGAGTAGAACAGGCGCTGGTAGGACAAATGCCAGGAGTACAGGTGAAACAACAAACTGGTATGCCCGGACAAGGTCTTAGCATCACTGTTCGTGGTGGTGGATCTGTCACCGCTGGTACCGAACCCCTTTATGTAGTAGATGGGTTCCCGTTAGACGTGGTGAGCAATAATGGATCCGGTGGTTTTACTGCCAGTCCGCTGAACAACCTGAATCCAAATGATATCGAAAGTATCCAGGTGCTGAAAGATGCCGCTGCAGGTGCTATCTATGGCTCCCGCGCAGCAAACGGTGTGGTGATCATCACTACTAAAAGAGGACAGTCAGGCAAAGCGAAAATTGCTTTCAATGCCAATACCGGCTTAAGTAAAATACAACGCAAAACGGATATACTGAGTGCAGAAGAATGGGTGAAGCTGGCGACTGAAGTAGCGAATACAAACTGGGTTGCTTCCGGCTCCGGCAGAACCGCATCTCAGACAAATGCCGAACGTGCTGCCCTCCTGGGTCTTGCAAGTGGTGCTGTGAACACTTCTTATATGACGGATGATCGCTGGGCAGAACCCGGTCATCCTGGTCTTACTTATCTCGACTGGCAGGATGAAATTTTCAGAACGGCACCTTTTGGCAACTATGAAGTGGCTGCAAGTGGCGGTACTGATAATGTTCATTATTTCATCTCTGGTAATTACCTCAACCAGGATGGTACTATTGTAAATTCCTCCTACAAGAATTACGGTGCCAGGGCCAATGTGGAAGCGAATGTAGGAAAACATGTGAAAGTAGGACTGAACCTCGCGCCCAGCTACGCTGAAAACCATGCACCTGATGCAGAAGGTAAAGACAACCAGGTGATGAAAGCCCTGCAAATGGTTCCTGTTGTAGAATCTTCAGCCGGTAATATGACCGGGGCAGGGGGCCGTTCTACCTATACCTGGTCCAGCCCGAAACTGATCAGTCCTTATGCTTACCTGGCATCGGTTACCAGCCTCGTAAAAACTACCCGTTTGCTGGGATCCATGTATGGCCAGTATGAGATCATTCCCGGCCTGGTATTGAAATCTACTATCAATATGGACCAGATGAACCTCACGACTAAACGGTATATCCCGGATGATGTAGTGGTAGGTGCAGCGACCGAACTGGTCACCAATCCCGGAAAGAATGCTTCCGGTTCTTATGGTGGCTATACCAAACAAAACTTCATCAATGAAAATACCCTTACCTATTCCAAAACCATTGCAGGAAAACACAATATCGCTGCCGTATTGGGTGAGTCATTCAACAAGGTACATTACGAAAACTTCAGCATTGCTACAGCAGGTGGTTATGCCAACGATATCATCCAGACGCTGAACAATGCTATTCCGAATAGTGCAGGTGTGACGACTACCGGTTCTACCGGCGAATCTAACAACACACTGTATTCCTGGTTTGGCAGGCTACAATATGATTATGCCGGCAAGTACCTGGTAACGGCGAGTTTGAGAAAAGATGCCTCTTCCAGGTTTGGTGCGGATAGCCGTTGGGGTACTTTCCCTTCTGCATCCATCGGATGGCGCTTGTCAGAAGAACCTTTCCTGAAAAGTGTCAGCTTTATCAATGACCTGAAACTGCGTGTGAGCTGGGGTAAATCGGGTAATAACAACATTGGTGATTATGGTTCCATTCCTACACTCACCAGTGCTACATATAGCTTTGGCGGTAACAGTGGCACTGCGGCTACCGGACAGGTGGTATCAGGCCTGGCCAATCCTAACCTGAAATGGGAAACCTCTTCTACCTGGAACGCCGGTATCGATGGTAGTTTCCTGCGCAGCCGCCTGAATGTGATCGTAGATGTATACAGGAAGAAAAATACGGATCTCCTGCTGAACCTGCCTGTAGTAGGCGCGAGCGGCTTTACAACCAGTTTGCAAAACATTGGTGCGGTACAGAACCAGGGTCTTGAAATCGGTGTGAACAGTGTGAACGTTCGCCTGAAAAACTTTGAATGGTCTACGAATGCGAACATTGCGTTCAACCAGAACAAGGTATTGGAACTGGGGCCGGATGGGGGGCCTATTGAGATCTCCTCCGCTTACAGTGGCAGCAATGCACCTTACCTGTTAAAGAAAGGGCTGCCCTTATTCAGCTATTATGTAACGAAGGTAAATGGCCTGCTCACACAGGCGGATATCGATAATGCGAAAGTAGCCAGGGTATCCAAAGAACGGGTAGGAGATGCTAAGTATTACGATGCAAATGGAGATGGTTCCATTACTTCTGCAGACAGGGTGGTGTATGGTCAGCCAACACCTAAGTATACCTGGGGTATCACCAATACTTTTAAGTATAAAGATTTCGACCTGGGTGTAACGGTCTATGGTCAGCATGGTGGTAGCATCCTTTCTTACCTGGGCAGAGCGATCGACTTTTCTGGTAGTACAACCGCCAATGCCCTGGGTGTATGGAGAGACAGGTATACGGATGCTAACCAGCATTTCAGCGCACCCCGTGGTAAAGCGGCATCTACTTATACTGTGCCCAACGTGACTTCTGACTGGATTTACAGCACTGATTTCTGGCGTATCCAGAACATTACTTTAGGGTATAACCTGAAACATATTCTCAGAACAAATGCGATCAGCGGGGCGCGCATCACCGCTTCTTTGCAGAACTGGTTTGGCCATGACAAATACAAAGGCGGCGCAAACCCTGAGGCGCAGAACACCAATACCAGTGGCAACGGCAGCTATGCATTGCCTGGAGATTATGGTGCTGTACCATTGAGTAAATCAGCAGTGATTGGTTTGAATGTTACCTTCTAA